A part of Aurantimicrobium sp. MWH-Uga1 genomic DNA contains:
- a CDS encoding DMT family transporter has protein sequence MTGHQHSSALPTWLALVVAFIAGCFMTTQARLNGELAVDLDNGFVAASISFGSGFVLLCIIMLVFKRGRQGYGRIVADIKQRTIPWWFTLAGCAGAGYVLSQSIVIGFTGVALFTVAFVAGLTIGSLLLDVWGIGPAGKRPLTRNRVFGAALGLVAVVVGVMGQPIQTEGLFLLVMPLLFGATVAWQQAANGRLTVSAGTPWSSTFINFGVGTGVLLIATAIRVLETGFPPNFPTEWWLYAGGPIGIIFIAANAVVVRAIGVLLLSLGTIAGQLTMAIVFDSLNSHGHPLGLSTFAGTALIFVAVIIATLPKKHSAEHAA, from the coding sequence ATGACCGGTCACCAGCACTCTTCGGCACTGCCGACCTGGTTGGCGTTGGTTGTGGCATTTATTGCCGGGTGTTTCATGACAACCCAAGCTCGCCTCAACGGTGAACTTGCTGTAGATCTCGACAACGGTTTTGTTGCTGCCAGCATTTCCTTCGGCTCGGGGTTTGTGCTTCTGTGCATCATCATGTTGGTGTTTAAGCGTGGTCGGCAAGGTTACGGACGTATTGTTGCCGACATCAAGCAGCGCACCATTCCGTGGTGGTTCACCTTGGCTGGATGCGCGGGGGCTGGCTACGTGCTTTCGCAGTCAATAGTTATTGGTTTCACCGGTGTCGCTCTCTTCACTGTGGCCTTTGTTGCGGGACTCACTATCGGCTCGTTGCTGTTGGATGTCTGGGGTATCGGCCCCGCCGGAAAAAGACCTCTTACTCGCAACAGAGTCTTCGGCGCAGCGCTCGGCCTGGTTGCAGTCGTGGTGGGCGTGATGGGTCAACCCATACAGACTGAAGGACTTTTTCTCTTGGTCATGCCCTTGCTTTTTGGGGCAACTGTGGCCTGGCAGCAGGCGGCAAACGGTCGGCTGACAGTTTCAGCGGGAACTCCCTGGAGCTCTACATTTATCAACTTTGGCGTTGGCACAGGAGTGCTCCTCATCGCCACAGCCATCCGTGTCCTAGAAACAGGTTTCCCTCCCAACTTTCCCACCGAATGGTGGCTGTATGCCGGTGGCCCTATCGGCATTATATTTATCGCCGCAAATGCCGTCGTTGTTCGAGCAATTGGCGTACTGCTGTTGAGTTTAGGAACTATTGCAGGTCAATTGACCATGGCAATTGTCTTTGACTCTCTGAACTCCCACGGCCACCCCTTGGGACTTTCCACCTTTGCTGGCACCGCGCTGATATTTGTGGCCGTAATCATTGCGACACTTCCCAAGAAGCACAGCGCAGAGCACGCGGCTTAA
- a CDS encoding HAD hydrolase-like protein, with product MNSVVSRTWSAVLFDLDGTILDSAPGIIDALTDTFAHLGLPVPSREEFMAYIGPPLLASFQERAGMTEVQAREALTIYRKDYRRDGAFDSAIFPGILGLLDSLRDAGVPLALATSKPEDQARAILAHFDLTSYFTVIAGASEDDSRTSKAHVVGHALDELQQAGADISRSVLIGDRIYDVEGAAAHNLPTIIVEWGYGSPAEAVGAIATVYSADRLRELLLG from the coding sequence ATGAATTCTGTAGTTTCCCGCACCTGGTCAGCTGTTCTCTTTGATCTTGACGGCACCATCCTCGACTCTGCTCCGGGGATCATCGATGCCCTCACCGATACATTTGCTCACCTGGGACTTCCCGTTCCCAGCCGGGAAGAGTTCATGGCATATATCGGCCCTCCTCTCCTAGCGTCTTTCCAAGAACGAGCCGGAATGACAGAGGTGCAAGCGCGTGAAGCGCTCACGATTTATCGCAAGGACTACCGTCGTGATGGTGCCTTTGATTCAGCCATTTTCCCGGGCATCCTTGGCCTGCTTGATTCGTTACGTGATGCAGGGGTTCCTCTGGCTTTAGCCACCAGCAAGCCGGAAGATCAGGCTCGAGCAATTTTGGCTCACTTTGATTTGACCTCCTATTTCACGGTTATTGCAGGTGCATCAGAAGATGACTCACGAACTTCTAAAGCACATGTTGTTGGACACGCCTTAGATGAGTTACAGCAAGCCGGTGCTGACATTTCCCGCTCAGTGCTCATTGGTGACCGTATCTACGACGTTGAGGGTGCAGCTGCACACAACCTGCCCACCATCATCGTGGAGTGGGGTTATGGTTCTCCTGCAGAAGCGGTCGGAGCAATTGCCACGGTGTATTCAGCAGATCGCTTGCGAGAGTTGCTTCTGGGTTAA
- the nucS gene encoding endonuclease NucS produces MRLVVAKCSVDYAGRLSAHLPLATRVLMLKQDGSLLIHSDGGSYKPLNWMSPPCSLTTHEPEKDQADVGVTEIWRVTHAKTADMLVVSIYEIYNDVEHELGEDPGLIKNGVESELQELFAAQIELLGEGYTLVRREYMTAIGPVDILARDENGNSVAVEIKRRGEIDGVEQLTRYLELMNRDPHLAPVKGVFAAQEIKPQAKTLAEDRGIRTLILDYDEMRGVEDKHGRLF; encoded by the coding sequence ATGCGTCTTGTTGTTGCGAAATGTTCCGTGGATTATGCGGGGCGCTTGAGTGCACACCTTCCACTGGCAACACGTGTACTGATGCTTAAGCAAGATGGTTCCCTACTGATTCACTCTGATGGCGGCTCCTACAAACCGCTGAACTGGATGAGTCCGCCCTGTTCGCTCACCACTCATGAGCCGGAAAAAGACCAGGCTGACGTGGGGGTAACCGAAATATGGCGCGTCACCCATGCCAAGACAGCAGATATGCTCGTTGTCAGCATTTATGAGATTTACAACGATGTTGAACATGAACTCGGCGAGGATCCTGGACTCATAAAAAACGGCGTTGAGTCCGAACTTCAAGAACTCTTTGCGGCACAAATTGAGCTTCTCGGTGAGGGGTATACCCTAGTTCGCCGCGAATACATGACTGCCATTGGCCCCGTGGACATTCTTGCTCGCGATGAAAACGGCAACAGCGTAGCTGTTGAAATTAAACGTCGGGGAGAGATTGATGGCGTGGAGCAACTGACTCGATACCTCGAGCTGATGAACCGTGACCCCCACCTTGCACCAGTAAAAGGTGTCTTTGCTGCCCAAGAGATTAAGCCCCAGGCCAAAACATTGGCGGAGGACCGTGGAATTCGCACACTCATCTTGGATTATGACGAGATGCGCGGTGTTGAGGACAAGCACGGCCGCTTGTTCTAG
- a CDS encoding HAD hydrolase-like protein, producing the protein MTTFEVDYTPGPVISTTGPWAPLLWDMDGTLLDSEVAIVRRLTEVLLHFGVTPPPADQLRYLIGPPTGTSLQRFIAPEHLDESRAYYRSLAERDGLTDQHLFPWILSTLKTFHDAGFPMAVATSKPQHEAERLCEAYGMAEYFSAIVGGSEKRLDKAAVIAEALQQLGNHNAVMIGDRFYDTDGAAHNGIPTILVRWGYAHEKEFAGAMAAVSNAEELVNLLLHNNEVA; encoded by the coding sequence ATGACCACCTTTGAGGTTGACTACACGCCCGGCCCGGTGATTTCCACAACTGGGCCATGGGCTCCCCTGTTATGGGATATGGATGGAACCTTGCTGGATTCAGAGGTAGCCATCGTGCGCAGACTGACAGAGGTGCTTCTTCACTTTGGCGTGACCCCTCCACCGGCTGACCAGTTGAGATACCTGATTGGTCCCCCCACCGGCACTTCACTGCAGCGATTTATTGCCCCGGAACATCTAGATGAGTCTCGTGCCTACTACCGCTCGCTTGCTGAGCGCGATGGCCTGACGGATCAGCATCTCTTCCCGTGGATTTTGTCCACGCTCAAAACGTTTCATGACGCTGGATTCCCCATGGCCGTTGCCACCAGCAAACCTCAGCATGAAGCAGAGCGCCTGTGTGAGGCTTATGGCATGGCTGAATACTTCTCCGCCATTGTTGGTGGGAGTGAGAAGCGTCTCGACAAGGCTGCCGTAATTGCAGAAGCACTTCAGCAGTTAGGAAACCATAACGCTGTCATGATTGGTGATCGTTTCTATGACACTGACGGTGCTGCCCACAATGGAATTCCCACCATTCTTGTTCGGTGGGGCTATGCACATGAGAAAGAATTTGCTGGAGCTATGGCTGCCGTCTCGAATGCGGAGGAGCTGGTCAACTTGCTCCTACACAACAACGAAGTAGCCTAA
- a CDS encoding SDR family NAD(P)-dependent oxidoreductase, protein MTFPHLPSSLSLANTTALITGAGSPTGIGLACAVALGELGARVIVTGTTDRIHERVAELETLGIDAVGIVCTLDSEAGAASLSQALADVSAQPTIVVNNAGMVTVGEDTIAQGDIEMSTRQWDATVAMNLTTAFHATRAVVPFMRSAKWGRIINVSSVSGAFMATRGDVAYAAAKAGMVGFTRALAVDEAAHGITANAVAPGWIATGSQLESEAAEGNIVPAGRSGTPQEIASAVAWLASPGASYITGQVIAVDGGNTIGEERIPHS, encoded by the coding sequence ATGACTTTTCCTCATTTGCCCTCGTCATTGAGCTTGGCAAACACCACCGCTCTGATTACCGGAGCAGGCAGCCCAACCGGTATTGGTTTGGCTTGTGCTGTTGCTCTGGGAGAGCTAGGTGCTCGCGTCATTGTGACAGGCACCACCGACCGCATTCATGAGAGGGTTGCTGAGCTCGAAACACTGGGGATTGATGCGGTAGGCATTGTGTGCACGCTCGATAGTGAAGCAGGTGCTGCTTCACTATCTCAGGCACTCGCTGATGTCTCTGCACAACCCACCATCGTGGTCAATAACGCTGGGATGGTCACAGTCGGGGAAGACACAATTGCGCAGGGTGATATCGAGATGTCAACCCGCCAATGGGATGCCACCGTGGCGATGAACCTCACCACGGCATTTCATGCCACCAGGGCGGTTGTCCCCTTCATGCGCTCAGCCAAGTGGGGACGCATTATCAACGTCAGTTCCGTCTCTGGCGCATTCATGGCCACTCGCGGTGACGTCGCTTATGCCGCGGCAAAGGCAGGGATGGTGGGCTTCACCCGTGCTCTGGCGGTAGATGAAGCTGCACACGGTATCACCGCGAATGCGGTGGCACCGGGATGGATTGCTACCGGCTCTCAATTGGAATCCGAAGCCGCAGAGGGAAATATTGTCCCCGCAGGACGCAGTGGTACTCCACAGGAGATTGCTTCTGCAGTGGCATGGCTTGCTTCTCCTGGTGCTAGTTACATCACCGGCCAAGTCATTGCTGTTGACGGGGGAAACACGATTGGGGAAGAGCGGATTCCTCACTCATGA